A section of the Drosophila sechellia strain sech25 chromosome 3L, ASM438219v1, whole genome shotgun sequence genome encodes:
- the LOC6604866 gene encoding rab GTPase-activating protein 1-like yields MDDNLSTKSSESSITTSGEYEIVTDSNVASPMEQVKQVVNQEGTQPEVGGKPPTSLSALALSSPEAGGDRSPTLDMAQNRNLSDMQHEMTDALKDLELERGVAASGEKSAQRVPSHQQKSLTLPLTGSGGRSADPEMRFPCTLLTPKSEETLDDASSSNRVGHSVFYDCIDASPACVEEKQDAMKPDKGDTTDEEVSEIDQGCTIFSGVTYLGAANINAPKSETEVYRIMGELNSGSKSVGLKITVSIPNCSEGLVVLHDAESNTIIATYEISSIILYYRGPVDTVENGCFAFTWLHGDALFQCHVFRCHIPEAVNQVSACFQKAFQTYPPSMSCSLNSAVDMANSVTSDVSGNPLNTAGYEFIVSLEIRERVAKNSYAAVPRDRGCFKLRANTDKEVCITVKQTPSNVLQPLHIERCFGVLVAPGKLVVQKDMHLIDMHSMGYIQPGGTGVATESDSNAQQSSTWPYTIRAEWKAQEKAFEQLNLESSKTNLTVAVDIVMRRIQEPVRFVIETPVTIQSANEMRIMDHFMSKRPMTLRFYLHLKRTDESNWKVNSIDPSEEITEQPGHQQSSSLLKMGMNNLSRIVRSSSIASIEDDCPSDYSSDGDEPLLSGTGEVSKDCSQDTLDEWDPILREWDSEKRPKNLAPLVRLGVPEALREKIWQKLANVEGRMEMNDKYKILITKETKCETVIQRDIHRTFPAHKCFKEIGGSGQDALFKVSKAYAVHDSEVGYCQGLSFIAASLLLHMPEEDAFCVLVALMYDYGLRDLYKAGFEVLYLRLYQLERLIKDQLPKLHEHFTACGIETHMYASQWFLTLYTARFPLCFVFHVLDVFLLDGLPVLFQVAVTLLSICESDLRQLDFEGILKYFRVTLPKKCRSSSQARKVMKQACERKIKKLKQYEEEFLLKKQHKERLEKEAQIYENRFGEERRKMQAEIDALNKQLTSAKERAVEKEKKHTGIIQEYKQIIQRQEQDMNTLSETLGKVMHMVSNCQDCQQQIDAGNDNAKSDDGKTRRQTDAMRNANEHPLGPLDPLNAASQRIRELELELAQAKLAQVEAECKNQDLTHQLSNTLSELQTNRNSWQPWLSKTFNSLQEKVTTRGGHRDNGSGGPMPSFQSYMGQAPTTLSEASSPSGNQEYKTFAFASVGGSPKLPSKFQATKLRNSIDSLRNIVVPLDTGKSLAENLKQQLQQ; encoded by the exons ATGGATGATAATCTGAGCACCAAGTCCTCGGAATCCTCGATAACAACCAGCGGGGAGTACGAAATAGTTACCGACAGCAATGTGGCCAGTCCCATGGAGCAGGTGAAGCAGGTTGTTAACCAGGAGGGGACTCAACCTGAAGTGGGAGGCAAACCGCCCACTTCGCTGAGTGCTCTGGCTCTGTCCTCACCCGAGGCTGGAGGAGATCGTTCGCCCACACTGGACATGGCGCAGAATCGCAACCTAAGTGACATGCAGCACGAGATGACGGACGCCCTCAAAGATCTGGAGTTGGAACGCGGCGTAG CTGCCAGTGGGGAGAAGTCAGCGCAACGTGTTCCGAGTCATCAGCAAAAGTCTCTGACCCTACCGCTCACGGGCTCCGGCGGGAGATCTGCCGATCCTGAAATGCGTTTCCCCTGCACCTTGTTAACGCCCAAAAGCGAGGAGACCCTCGACGATGCATCCAGCTCAAACAGAGTGGGTCATTCCGTGTTCTATGACTGCATAGACGCTAGCCCCGCCTGCGTAGAGGAAAAACAGGATGCCATGAAGCCGGATAAGGGCGACACCACCGATGAGGAGG ttTCTGAAATCGATCAGGGCTGCACCATATTTTCCGGAGTCACCTACCTGGGAGCAGCCAACATTAATGCTCCAAAATCCGAGACGGAGGTTTATCGCATTATGGGCGAGCTAAATAGTGGCTCAAAGTCGGTGGGCCTGAAGATCACTGTTAGCATACCCAATTGCTCAGAAGGCCTGGTTGT CCTCCACGATGCCGAGAGCAATACTATTATTGCCACCTATGAGATATCCAGCATTATCTTGTACTATCGAGGACCAGTGGATACAGTGGAAAACGGATGCTTTGCATTCACTTGGCTCCACGGCGATGCATTGTTTCAGTGCCATGTGTTTCGGTGCCATATTCCCGAAGCGGTTAATCAAGTCAGCG CCTGCTTCCAGAAGGCATTCCAGACTTATCCGCCCAGCATGAGTTGCAGCCTTAATTCGGCCGTTGACATGGCCAACTCTGTAACCTCCGATGTAAGCGGGAATCCTTTAAACACGGCTGGGTATGAGTTCATAGTCTCCTTAGAGATCCGTGAGCGAGTGGCAAAGAACTCCTATGCCGCAGTGCCTCGCGATAGGGGATGCTTCAAGCTACGAGCGAACACAGATAAGGAAGTGTGCATCACAGTCAAACAGACTCCGTCAAATGTTCTTCAACCATTGCATATCGAACGATGTTTCGGTGTTCTAGTGGCACCCGGAAAACTAGTAGTCCAAAAGGATATGCATTTGATCGACATGCACAGCATGGGTTACATCCAGCCAGGCGGAACAGGAGTAGCAACCGAATCGGACAGCAATGCCCAGCAGAGCTCCACCTGGCCGTATACAATTCGAGCTGAGTGGAAAGCCCAGGAGAAGGCCTTTGAGCAGTTAAATCTTGAGTCGTCCAAGACCAATCTCACTGTGGCCGTAGACATTGTGATGCGACGTATACAGGAACCGGTTAGGTTCGTCATTGAGACCCCAGTGACCATTCAGTCGGCCAACGAAATGCGTATTATGGACCATTTTATGTCAAAGCGACCCATGACACTACGATTCTATTTGCATCTAAAGCGGACCGATGAGTCCAACTGGAAAGTAAATAGCATTGATCCCTCTGAGGAAATCACGGAGCAGCCGGGCCACCAGCAAAGCTCTTCCCTGCTCAAGATGGGTATGAATAATCTATCGCGCATTGTGCGCAGTTCGTCCATTGCCTCGATTGAGGATGATTGTCCCTCGGACTACAGCAGCGATGGCGATGAGCCGCTGCTGAGTGGCACTGGTGAGGTATCTAAGGATTGCTCGCAGGACACGCTCGACGAATGGGATCCCATTCTGCGGGAGTGGGATTCCGAGAAGAGACCGAAAAATCTGGCACCTTTAGTACGCCTCGGCGTTCCAGAAGCACTGCGTGAAAAGATCTGGCAGAAGCTAGCCAACGTCGAGGGCAGAATGGAAATGAACGACAAGTACAAGATCTTAATCACCAAA GAAACCAAATGTGAGACCGTTATACAGCGGGACATCCATCGCACTTTCCCGGCGCACAAATGTTTCAAAGAAATTGGCGGTTCTGGCCAAGACGCACTTTTTAAGGTGTCCAAAGCGTATGCCGTTCATGACAGCGAGGTTGGATATTGTCAGGGTCTAAGTTTCATAGCAGCTAGTCTGCTCCTTCAT ATGCCTGAGGAGGATGCGTTCTGTGTTCTGGTAGCGCTTATGTACGACTATGGGCTCCGTGATCTCTACAAAGCTGGATTCGAGGTCCTTTACCTTCGTCTCTACCAACTGGAGCGACTGATCAAGGATCAGCTGCCTAAGCTGCACGAACACTTCACAGCCTGCGGCATTGAGACGCACATGTACGCCTCCCAATGGTTCCTAACCCTATATACAGCGCGATTCCCATTGTGTTTTGTGTTCCACGTGCTGGATGTCTTTCTACTGGATGGACTACCTGTGCTCTTCCAGGTGGCCGTTACTCTCTTATCAATCTGTGAATCAGATTTGCGACAGCTTGATTTTGAGGGCATTCTAAAGTATTTCCGTGTAACGTTGCCGAAGAAGTGCCGCAGCTCCAGTCAAGCACGCAAGGTGATGAAGCAAGCCTGCGAACGTAAGATAAAAAAACTAAAGCAGTACGAGGAGGAGTTCCTGCTGAAGAAACAGCACAAGGAGCGCCTGGAGAAGGAGGCACAGATTTACGAGAATCGTTTCGGCGAGGAGAGGCGCAAAATGCAGGCGGAAATCGACGCATTGAACAAACAACTGACTTCCGCCAAGGAGCGAGCTGtggagaaggagaagaagcACACGGGCATTATACAGGAATACAAGCAGATCATCCAGCGCCAAGAGCAGGACATGAACACACTAAGCGAGACTCTAGGAAAAGTGATG CACATGGTTTCCAATTGCCAGGATTGTCAGCAGCAGATCGACGCCGGCAATGACAACGCTAAGTCAGATGACGGCAAGACCAGGCGGCAAACCGATGCCATGCGGAATGCCAATGAGCATCCACTGGGTCCACTTGATCCGCTAAACGCTGCCTCGCAACGCATCCGCGAACTAGAGCTGGAGCTGGCCCAGGCCAAGCTAGCTCAAGTGGAAGCCGAGTGCAAGAACCAGGACCTAACCCATCAGCTCAGCAATACGCTCAGTGAGCTGCAAACCAACCGCAACAGCTGGCAGCCCTGGCTATCGAAGACCTTCAATTCGCTGCAGGAGAAGGTGACCACGCGAGGCGGCCATCGGGATAATGGCAGTGGCGGACCTATGCCCTCATTCCAATCCTACATGGGCCAGGCGCCAACTACCCTGAGCGAGGCCAGCTCCCCCAGCGGCAATCAG GAGTACAAGACCTTTGCATTTGCGTCGGTGGGAGGGTCACCGAAGTTGCCCAGCAAATTCCAGGCCACCAAGCTGCGCAACAGCATCGACAGTCTGCGCAATATAGTGGTGCCCCTCGACACCGGCAAATCGCTAGCCGAGAATCTCAAGCAACAGCTGCAGCAGTAG